A part of Acropora palmata chromosome 8, jaAcrPala1.3, whole genome shotgun sequence genomic DNA contains:
- the LOC141889776 gene encoding uncharacterized protein LOC141889776, giving the protein MKRLFTSIKMISQNTVFLAALAFVVSGQLCVPETLDCNEVLPTIYKMGDGSCACDSKAHDGALKYSNGKLFLCLNSEWKALRMTGVQEYGTEFNPGSSCEDILEKDNGKDLSDGVYWIGIRLSESPLSTSFPVYCDMTSGGWTLVLKVVSHADQGLVKFWDVLYSTWPIQEYNMEALSITNQYKGHYKNRVYLDGNWEYFNASQARVSLYERGNVVKELVFNAAASQYSNWFERARLKSSPWSDIWSERQNYFSVSGYCGAPGGQQCRYFYINRNFGGCHVDRGWLMYTDNNACGFEQMPRYSTVQYSKFARSARMDAYGRGEVGIADLLAVFLR; this is encoded by the exons ATGAAGAGACTTTTTACCAGCATCAAAATGATCTCACAAAATACAGTGTTTCTCGCAGCCTTAGCTTTCGTCGTTAGTGGCCAACTGTGTGTACCAGAGACTTTGGATTGCAACGAAGTCTTGCCCACCATTTATAAGATGGGAGATGGATCCTGTGCCTGCGACAGCAAAGCTCACGATGGGGCGTTGAAGTACTCCAATGGAAAATTGTTTCTCTGTCTGAATAGCGAATGGAAAGCACTTCGCATGACGGGGGTACAGGAATATGGCACGGAGTTTAATCCAGGATCTTCGTGTGAAGATATTTTAGAAAAAGACAATGGAAAGGACCTCAGCGATGGAGTGTATTGGATCGGGATCCGTCTTTCAG AGAGTCCCTTATCCACTTCCTTTCCAGTGTATTGTGACATGACATCAGGAG GGTGGACATTGGTGCTGAAGGTGGTGAGCCATGCTGACCAAGGGTTGGTCAAATTTTGGGATGTGCTCTACTCTACCTGGCCCATTCAAGAATACAACATGGAAGCTCTTAGCATCACAAACCAGTACAAGGGTCACTATAAGAACCGAGTGTATCTTGATGGCAACTGGGAATATTTTAATGCATCCCAG GCAAGAGTGTCCTTGTATGAACGTGGCAATGTTGTGAAAGAGCTGGTCTTCAATGCAGCAGCTTCACAATACTCAAACTGGTTTGAAAGAGCACGGCTCAAATCCTCTCCTTGGAGTGACATTTGGAGTGAGcgacaaaattatttcagtgtCTCTGGATATTGTGGGGCGCCAGGTGGTCAACAATGCCGTTATTTCTATATCAACAGGAATTTTGGTGGCTGTCATGTAGATAGAGGGTGGCTCATGTACACTGACAATAATGCGTGTGGTTTTGAACAAATGCCGCGTTATAGTACTGTTCAGTACAGTAAATTTGCTAGGTCAGCTCGTATGGATGCCTATGGTCGCG GGGAAGTTGGGATAGCTGATTTGCTAGCAGTTTTCTTGAGATAA
- the LOC141889817 gene encoding DNA helicase MCM8-like isoform X1: protein MSSRRGRSNFWRGHRQRGHNNSSRNSQCGPSSCSRTGQILPAQNGCISQVHHRRPRPVQTSLISCPFKKWSLYFPDCDFSSTEYNPESSLGLKVQALVKFVESNSSQLCKDEIESKGAMVFDYGDLICDPELCEDFPSLAMDLREEPTVILQSLGLAVSQVLLSAVSGESQQVACLVDLPYIQARISNFEPVTPLKSLRSNYCGKFVTIHGTVVRVSNVKPLVMGMAFSCNLCGETQAIHLTDGKYSVPSKCSSSDCRGRSFNPERSSSLTETMDWQNIRVQEIMDDDQRESGRIPRTVECELTADLVDSCVPGDMVTITGFVKVSSSEEHRNKNNKDKCMFVIYIHANAVNNNKGNAGSGEQTSGLAMDFSIKELYAIQEIQAQSNLFRLIVGSLCPSIYGHEMVKAGLVLGLFGGTQRYVNDKNRIPIRGNPHVLVVGDPGLGKSQMLQAVSNIAPRGVYVCGNATSTSGLTVTLSKEGSSGDYSLEAGALVLGDQGCCCIDEFDKMGHQHQALLEAMEQQSISIAKAGIVCSLPARTSILAAANPVGGHYNKAKTVSENLKMGSALLSRFDLVFILLDKPDEEMDSMLSEHVMALHAGKKSAFGVATARRRSREESGSDEDVNRRQWEADKPLSERLKIGRNEEFDAIPAPLLRKYVGYARTYVNPKLTPAAAEVLQNFYLGLRRQHQSSDSTPITTRQLESLIRLTQARARLEMREKASQQDAQDVVEIMKYSLLDAFSDDLGNLDFQRSQHGSGMSSRAQSKRFVAELSRVSEREYNSLFTVDQMRGIAKDLRLRIRNFEDFVYSLNNQGFLLKKGPRVYQLQTSSCL from the exons ATGAGTTCTAGAAGAGGAAGAAGTAATTTCTGGAGAGGACATAGACAGCGAGGACATAACAATAGTAGCCGAAACAGCCAGTGTGGTCCATCCTCTTGCTCGAGAACAG GTCAAATACTGCCAGCTCAAAATGGCTGTATTTCTCAAGTACATCATCGAAGACCACGTCCAGTACAGACCAGTTTAATATCTTGCCCATTTAAAAAATGGAGCCTTTACTTCCCTGATTGTG ATTTTTCGTCTACAGAGTACAACCCAGAGTCTTCACTTGGATTAAAAGTCCAAGCTCTCGTGAAGTTTGTGGAGTCAAATTCATCGCAGTTATGCAAG GATGAAATAGAAAGCAAGGGGGCAATGGTTTTTGATTATGGCGATCTCATTTGTGACCCAG AGCTTTGTGAAGACTTTCCGTCCTTAGCTATGGACCTAAGGGAAGAGCCCACTGTCATTCTTCAAAGTCTTGGCCTAGCAGTTTCTCAG GTTCTTTTGTCGGCAGTGTCAGGAGAAAGTCAGCAGGTAGCATGTCTTGTTGATCTACCATACATTCAAGCAAG AATATCAAACTTTGAGCCAGTAACTCCACTCAAGAGCCTCAGATCTAACTACTGTG GCAAATTTGTCACAATCCATGGCACTGTTGTACGAGTTAGCAACGTCAAACCTTTGGTGATGGGGATGGCATTTAGCTGTAACCTATGTGGAGAAACACAA GCAATTCATCTGACAGATGGAAAATACTCAGTACCTTCAAAG tgTTCATCCTCAGATTGCCGTGGCCGATCCTTCAATCCAGAGAGAAGTTCATCACTAACAGAAACTATGGATTGGCAAAATATCAG AGTGCAAGAAATCATGGATGATGACCAAAGGGAATCTGGAAGAATTCCACGAACAGTGGAATGTGAGCTGACAGCTGATTTAG tggaTAGCTGTGTTCCAGGAGATATGGTCACCATCACTGGTTTTGTAAAAGTTTCAAGCTCAGAAGAAC ATCGCAATAAGAACAACAAGGACAAGTGTATGTTTGTGATATATATCCATGCTAATGCGGTCAATAACAACAAGGGAAATGCTGGCAGTGGGGAGCAAACATCTGGACTTGCTATGGATTTTTCAATAAAG GAACTTTATGCTATTCAAGAAATCCAGGCCCAGAGTAATTTATTCAGACTGATTGTTGG GTCACTTTGTCCTTCCATTTATGGACATGAG ATGGTGAAAGCAGGATTGGTGTTGGGTCTCTTTGGAGGAACTCAGAGATATGTAAACGATAAG aaTCGCATTCCGATTCGAGGAAATCCtcatgttcttgttgttggtGATCCAGGACTGGGGAAAAGCCAG ATGCTTCAAGCGGTGTCCAACATTGCTCCCAGGGGAGTTTATGTTTGTGGAAATGCAACTTCAACCTCTGGACTCACT gtgaCTTTGTCCAAAGAAGGCTCATCTGGAGATTATTCCTTAGAGGCAGGAGCACTGGTTCTTGGAGATCAAG GATGTTGTTGTATTGATGAATTCGATAAAATGGGACACCAACACCAGGCTTTGCTGGAAGCAATG GAACAGCAAAGCATTAGTATAGCAAAAGCTGGAATTGTTTGCAG tttgcCAGCGAGGACATCCATCCTTGCAGCTGCTAATCCGGTGGGAGGACATTACAATAAGGCGAAGACTGTGTCGGAAAACCTCAA GATGGGCAGCGCTCTGCTATCACGCTTTGATCTT GTTTTCATTCTGTTGGACAAACCTGATGAG GAGATGGATTCTATGTTGTCAGAACACGTTATGGCACTGCATGCCGGGAAAAAGAG TGCATTCGGAGTAGCGACAGCCAGGCGACGCTCAAGAGAG GAAAGTGGAAGCGACGAAGATGTCAACAGAAGGCAGTGGGAGGCAGATAAACCACTCTCTGAACGTCTCAAA atTGGGCGCAACGAAGAATTTGACGCCATACCTGCGCCACTTCTTCGCAAG TATGTTGGGTACGCTAGAACATATGTTAACCCTAAACTTACGCCCGCAGCTGCTGAAGTTTTGCAG AATTTTTACCTCGGCTTGAGACGCCAGCATCAGAGTTCAGACAGCACACCTATCACTACCAGACAACTAGAGTCGCTAATAAGACTCACACAG GCTCGAGCTCGGTTAGAGATGCGCGAGAAAGCGAGTCAGCAGGACGCCCAAGATGTTGTGGAGATCATGAAGTACAGTTTGCTCGATGCATTCAGTGACGATTTGGGAAACTTGGACTTCCAACGATCACAACATGGCTCTGGAATGAGCTCCAGAGCTCAG TCCAAACGCTTTGTTGCTGAGTTAAGCCGTGTATCGGAGAGAGAATATAATTCTCTTTTTACTGTGGATCAAATGAGAGGAATAGCCAAG GACTTGCGACTGCGGATTCGTAATTTCGAAGATTTTGTCTACTCGCTAAACAACCAAGGGTTTTTGCTTAAGAAGGGGCCAAGAGTTTACCAACTACAGACCTCGAGTTGTCTATAG
- the LOC141889817 gene encoding DNA helicase MCM8-like isoform X2 — protein MSSRRGRSNFWRGHRQRGHNNSSRNSQCGPSSCSRTGQILPAQNGCISQVHHRRPRPVQTSLISCPFKKWSLYFPDCEYNPESSLGLKVQALVKFVESNSSQLCKDEIESKGAMVFDYGDLICDPELCEDFPSLAMDLREEPTVILQSLGLAVSQVLLSAVSGESQQVACLVDLPYIQARISNFEPVTPLKSLRSNYCGKFVTIHGTVVRVSNVKPLVMGMAFSCNLCGETQAIHLTDGKYSVPSKCSSSDCRGRSFNPERSSSLTETMDWQNIRVQEIMDDDQRESGRIPRTVECELTADLVDSCVPGDMVTITGFVKVSSSEEHRNKNNKDKCMFVIYIHANAVNNNKGNAGSGEQTSGLAMDFSIKELYAIQEIQAQSNLFRLIVGSLCPSIYGHEMVKAGLVLGLFGGTQRYVNDKNRIPIRGNPHVLVVGDPGLGKSQMLQAVSNIAPRGVYVCGNATSTSGLTVTLSKEGSSGDYSLEAGALVLGDQGCCCIDEFDKMGHQHQALLEAMEQQSISIAKAGIVCSLPARTSILAAANPVGGHYNKAKTVSENLKMGSALLSRFDLVFILLDKPDEEMDSMLSEHVMALHAGKKSAFGVATARRRSREESGSDEDVNRRQWEADKPLSERLKIGRNEEFDAIPAPLLRKYVGYARTYVNPKLTPAAAEVLQNFYLGLRRQHQSSDSTPITTRQLESLIRLTQARARLEMREKASQQDAQDVVEIMKYSLLDAFSDDLGNLDFQRSQHGSGMSSRAQSKRFVAELSRVSEREYNSLFTVDQMRGIAKDLRLRIRNFEDFVYSLNNQGFLLKKGPRVYQLQTSSCL, from the exons ATGAGTTCTAGAAGAGGAAGAAGTAATTTCTGGAGAGGACATAGACAGCGAGGACATAACAATAGTAGCCGAAACAGCCAGTGTGGTCCATCCTCTTGCTCGAGAACAG GTCAAATACTGCCAGCTCAAAATGGCTGTATTTCTCAAGTACATCATCGAAGACCACGTCCAGTACAGACCAGTTTAATATCTTGCCCATTTAAAAAATGGAGCCTTTACTTCCCTGATTGTG AGTACAACCCAGAGTCTTCACTTGGATTAAAAGTCCAAGCTCTCGTGAAGTTTGTGGAGTCAAATTCATCGCAGTTATGCAAG GATGAAATAGAAAGCAAGGGGGCAATGGTTTTTGATTATGGCGATCTCATTTGTGACCCAG AGCTTTGTGAAGACTTTCCGTCCTTAGCTATGGACCTAAGGGAAGAGCCCACTGTCATTCTTCAAAGTCTTGGCCTAGCAGTTTCTCAG GTTCTTTTGTCGGCAGTGTCAGGAGAAAGTCAGCAGGTAGCATGTCTTGTTGATCTACCATACATTCAAGCAAG AATATCAAACTTTGAGCCAGTAACTCCACTCAAGAGCCTCAGATCTAACTACTGTG GCAAATTTGTCACAATCCATGGCACTGTTGTACGAGTTAGCAACGTCAAACCTTTGGTGATGGGGATGGCATTTAGCTGTAACCTATGTGGAGAAACACAA GCAATTCATCTGACAGATGGAAAATACTCAGTACCTTCAAAG tgTTCATCCTCAGATTGCCGTGGCCGATCCTTCAATCCAGAGAGAAGTTCATCACTAACAGAAACTATGGATTGGCAAAATATCAG AGTGCAAGAAATCATGGATGATGACCAAAGGGAATCTGGAAGAATTCCACGAACAGTGGAATGTGAGCTGACAGCTGATTTAG tggaTAGCTGTGTTCCAGGAGATATGGTCACCATCACTGGTTTTGTAAAAGTTTCAAGCTCAGAAGAAC ATCGCAATAAGAACAACAAGGACAAGTGTATGTTTGTGATATATATCCATGCTAATGCGGTCAATAACAACAAGGGAAATGCTGGCAGTGGGGAGCAAACATCTGGACTTGCTATGGATTTTTCAATAAAG GAACTTTATGCTATTCAAGAAATCCAGGCCCAGAGTAATTTATTCAGACTGATTGTTGG GTCACTTTGTCCTTCCATTTATGGACATGAG ATGGTGAAAGCAGGATTGGTGTTGGGTCTCTTTGGAGGAACTCAGAGATATGTAAACGATAAG aaTCGCATTCCGATTCGAGGAAATCCtcatgttcttgttgttggtGATCCAGGACTGGGGAAAAGCCAG ATGCTTCAAGCGGTGTCCAACATTGCTCCCAGGGGAGTTTATGTTTGTGGAAATGCAACTTCAACCTCTGGACTCACT gtgaCTTTGTCCAAAGAAGGCTCATCTGGAGATTATTCCTTAGAGGCAGGAGCACTGGTTCTTGGAGATCAAG GATGTTGTTGTATTGATGAATTCGATAAAATGGGACACCAACACCAGGCTTTGCTGGAAGCAATG GAACAGCAAAGCATTAGTATAGCAAAAGCTGGAATTGTTTGCAG tttgcCAGCGAGGACATCCATCCTTGCAGCTGCTAATCCGGTGGGAGGACATTACAATAAGGCGAAGACTGTGTCGGAAAACCTCAA GATGGGCAGCGCTCTGCTATCACGCTTTGATCTT GTTTTCATTCTGTTGGACAAACCTGATGAG GAGATGGATTCTATGTTGTCAGAACACGTTATGGCACTGCATGCCGGGAAAAAGAG TGCATTCGGAGTAGCGACAGCCAGGCGACGCTCAAGAGAG GAAAGTGGAAGCGACGAAGATGTCAACAGAAGGCAGTGGGAGGCAGATAAACCACTCTCTGAACGTCTCAAA atTGGGCGCAACGAAGAATTTGACGCCATACCTGCGCCACTTCTTCGCAAG TATGTTGGGTACGCTAGAACATATGTTAACCCTAAACTTACGCCCGCAGCTGCTGAAGTTTTGCAG AATTTTTACCTCGGCTTGAGACGCCAGCATCAGAGTTCAGACAGCACACCTATCACTACCAGACAACTAGAGTCGCTAATAAGACTCACACAG GCTCGAGCTCGGTTAGAGATGCGCGAGAAAGCGAGTCAGCAGGACGCCCAAGATGTTGTGGAGATCATGAAGTACAGTTTGCTCGATGCATTCAGTGACGATTTGGGAAACTTGGACTTCCAACGATCACAACATGGCTCTGGAATGAGCTCCAGAGCTCAG TCCAAACGCTTTGTTGCTGAGTTAAGCCGTGTATCGGAGAGAGAATATAATTCTCTTTTTACTGTGGATCAAATGAGAGGAATAGCCAAG GACTTGCGACTGCGGATTCGTAATTTCGAAGATTTTGTCTACTCGCTAAACAACCAAGGGTTTTTGCTTAAGAAGGGGCCAAGAGTTTACCAACTACAGACCTCGAGTTGTCTATAG